One Primulina huaijiensis isolate GDHJ02 chromosome 8, ASM1229523v2, whole genome shotgun sequence genomic region harbors:
- the LOC140982648 gene encoding methylesterase 17 isoform X1 — protein sequence MGEELAEGLIEINENSLQTAITPTQEAHFVLIHGIGGGAWCWYKIKCVMENSGHRVTCLDLTSAGIDQTDPNTVLSFQDYNRPLVEFLQSLEDGQQVILVGHSAGGLSVSDAIHKFGRKIKAAVFVGATMLKCGFASDEDVKDGVPDVSEFGALDEVYDFWFRLGQDHPPTSVMVKKQLQRKLIYHMSPQQDSCLAAMLLKPGPIQALQSATFTETEDSDKVPRIYIKTSRDRILRSYQQDAMIKKWPPSEVYALESDHSPFFSAPLGLIEFLVKVAVTHGSDE from the exons ATGGGAGAAGAATTAGCAGAAGGGCTCATAGAAATCAACGAAAACAGCTTGCAAACAGCAATCACACCTACCCAGGAAGCACACTTCGTGCTGATCCATGGAATTGGTGGCGGCGCCTGGTGCTGGTACAAGATCAAGTGTGTGATGGAGAATTCAGGCCACAGAGTCACATGTCTCGATCTCACAAGCGCCGGAATCGaccaaaccgatcctaacacaGTTCTCTCGTTTCAAGATTACAACAGGCCACTTGTTGAATTCCTTCAGTCCTTGGAAGATGGTCAGCAG GTGATTTTGGTGGGGCACAGTGCTGGAGGGCTTAGTGTGAGTGACGCGATTCACAAGTTTGGGAGGAAGATAAAGGCTGCGGTGTTTGTCGGAGCCACCATGTTGAAATGTGGCTTTGCGAGTGATGAAGATGTCAAAGAT GGAGTGCCTGATGTTTCCGAGTTTGGAGCTCTCGATGAGGTGTATGATTTTTGGTTCAGATTAGGACAGGATCATCCCCCAACCAGTGTAATGgttaaaaaacaattacaacGCAAACTTATTTACCATATGTCTCCTCAACAG GATTCATGCCTAGCAGCAATGCTTCTAAAGCCAGGGCCAATTCAAGCTCTACAATCTGCTACATTTACTGAGACCGAGGATTCGGATAAAGTACCACGAATATACATCAAGACGTCGCGGGATCGAATCCTCAGATCTTATCAGCAAGACGCCATGATCAAGAAATGGCCGCCATCTGAAGTTTACGCTTTGGAAAGTGATCACAGTCCTTTCTTTTCAGCTCCACTTGGGCTGATTGAGTTTCTGGTTAAAGTTGCAGTTACTCATGGATCTGACGAGTAG
- the LOC140982648 gene encoding methylesterase 17 isoform X2: MGEELAEGLIEINENSLQTAITPTQEAHFVLIHGIGGGAWCWYKIKCVMENSGHRVTCLDLTSAGIDQTDPNTVLSFQDYNRPLVEFLQSLEDGQQVILVGHSAGGLSVSDAIHKFGRKIKAAVFVGATMLKCGFASDEDVKDDSCLAAMLLKPGPIQALQSATFTETEDSDKVPRIYIKTSRDRILRSYQQDAMIKKWPPSEVYALESDHSPFFSAPLGLIEFLVKVAVTHGSDE, translated from the exons ATGGGAGAAGAATTAGCAGAAGGGCTCATAGAAATCAACGAAAACAGCTTGCAAACAGCAATCACACCTACCCAGGAAGCACACTTCGTGCTGATCCATGGAATTGGTGGCGGCGCCTGGTGCTGGTACAAGATCAAGTGTGTGATGGAGAATTCAGGCCACAGAGTCACATGTCTCGATCTCACAAGCGCCGGAATCGaccaaaccgatcctaacacaGTTCTCTCGTTTCAAGATTACAACAGGCCACTTGTTGAATTCCTTCAGTCCTTGGAAGATGGTCAGCAG GTGATTTTGGTGGGGCACAGTGCTGGAGGGCTTAGTGTGAGTGACGCGATTCACAAGTTTGGGAGGAAGATAAAGGCTGCGGTGTTTGTCGGAGCCACCATGTTGAAATGTGGCTTTGCGAGTGATGAAGATGTCAAAGAT GATTCATGCCTAGCAGCAATGCTTCTAAAGCCAGGGCCAATTCAAGCTCTACAATCTGCTACATTTACTGAGACCGAGGATTCGGATAAAGTACCACGAATATACATCAAGACGTCGCGGGATCGAATCCTCAGATCTTATCAGCAAGACGCCATGATCAAGAAATGGCCGCCATCTGAAGTTTACGCTTTGGAAAGTGATCACAGTCCTTTCTTTTCAGCTCCACTTGGGCTGATTGAGTTTCTGGTTAAAGTTGCAGTTACTCATGGATCTGACGAGTAG